The window GCGGAGCCCATGCCACCCTGCAACCAATGCCGATACCTGGACCACGAGGCTTTGCTGCTTTCGGGCCCCACTGAATATTGGCTCACAATCCTCTGGGACAATGGGCGCGAAGATATCGTGCCGCTGGGCGGTCTCGCGCTCACGGCCCCGCGAGAGATGCGCCTTGACCCTCCGCATCCTAATCCCGTATCGGTCGCGGGCAGTGTCTCTTTTTATCTACCGCGGAAATCTTATGCTCAAGTGGAGTTGATCGATGTCGCAGGACGCCGCGTGATGAAATTATTGGAGGCGTGGACGGATCCTGGGCGCACCATCATCTCTCTCCACCAAGAAATTCCGCAACTGCAATCAGGTATCTATTGGATCCGTCTAAGCGCCGAAGGCCAATCGCGCACCCGGCGTTTCGTGGTGGTTCGATAAATTCCGGCTCATCAAGGAATCAATCAACTGTCTGACCGGCATGCAGAGGTGCAGCGGCTCAAATATGTTCCGAGGGATGGTGATGAGATCACGCTTCAGCCGCCTGTTTCCGGCGGGTGATTTCTTCATGGTTTCCTGCTGGAATTGCTGCGATGAACCCGCACCAGTTCACCGCGGTAATTAATGTAATTCCGTTACTCCATCCCAATTTTAAAACTCGGCGTTCCCCGGCGTTCTTGGGAAGGGAATCGCATCGCGGATGTTGCCCAGACCCGTCGCGTAGTTGATGGTGCGCTCAAAGCCGAGCCCGAATCCCGCGTGGGGCACGGTGCCGTACCGCCGGAGATCGCGGTACCACCAGTAATCATCTTTGTTGAGCCCGATCTCATCGATACGTTGATCGAGCACATCGAGCCGCTCTTCGCGCTGGCTTCCGCCGATGATCTCCCCCATGCCCGGCGCCAAGACATCCATGGCGGCGACGGTCTTGCCGTCGTCGTTAAGCCGCATATAGAAGGCTTTGATTTCTCTGGGATAGTTCACCACGATGAGAGGCGCCTTCACATGCTCCTCGGTCAGATAACGCTCATGCTCCGATTGCAGATCGACACCCCACTTTACCGGGAACTCAAAACTCTTCTTTGACTTCTCCAGCGCCGTGATCGCGTCGGTATACTCCATCCGCTCAAAGGGGGATTTGATCAGCTTCTCCAGCCGGTTGATGCAATCCTTCTCCACCCGCTTCTCAAAGAAGGCCATATCGTCAGCGCGCTCCTTTAACAGAGCGGAAAAGATATACTTTAAGAAATCTTCAGCGAGCTGCGCGTCATCCTGGAGATCGGCAAAGGCGATCTCCGGTTCAATCATCCAGAATTCCGAGAGATGGCGGCTCGTGTTGGAGTTTTCGGCGCGGAAGGTCGGACCGAATGTATAAACCTTGCTCATGGCGAGACAATAGGTCTCGACATTGAGCTGGCCTGAGACGGCGAGGTAGGCCGGGCGGCCGAAGAAATCTTTGGTGAAGTCGATGCCGCCGCCGGGCGTCCGGGGAATGTTGGCCAGATCGAGTGTGGAGACACGGAACATTTCGCCGGCGCCTTCGGCGTCACTCGCGGCGATGATCGGCGTGTGAATCCAATAGTAACCCTGTTCGCTGAAGAACCTGTGGATGGCCATCGAGAGGCAGTGCCGCACGCGCGCCACGGCGCCGAAGGTATTGGTGCGGGATCGAAGATGCGCCACGGTGCGCAGGTATTCTACGGTGTGGTGCTTGGGCGAAATGGGATAGGTGTCCGGATCCTCCACCCATCCGACAACGTCGATGCGCGTCGCGTGGATCTCATAGGCCTGGCCCTTCGCCGGGGATTCAACCAGTGTTCCCTCAACCATGACGGAACATCCCGCCGTTAGTTTAAGTATTTCTTCCTGGTAATTCGGCAGCGTGTTATCGGCAACAACCTGTATCGCGTCGAAACAGGATCCGTCATGTGTGTGTATAAATGAGATTCCGGCTTTTGAATCACGCCGCGTCCTGACCCATCCCTCCACGGTGACCGGCTGCCCGACCGGCGCCTTTCCGGCCAGGAGACCGGCAATCGACATCTTGGTCATTACTTCAAATCCTCTCCGCTGGTAAGTGAAACGGCCTTGTTATCTTTTCGCTGTCCCGTTGCTGGATTTTCACTGAATTCCCGGGGTGCGTCAACCAAGCGCCCGGAAACAGCTTTCAAAAGACCTTATCCGAACGTCACCAAGGCAACACCCCCCAGCCCCAGGGCGAGGCCCAGAAGACGCTTCCACGTCACCGGTTCCTTGAGCAGCAGCGCCGCGAGAAGAAAGGTCCAGATCGTCGACGTCTGGTTCAGAACCGATGCGTTTGAAACCTGTGTGTATTTCATCCCGCCGAGCCAAAGAATGAGCGAGATATAATTTCCGATAAAGGAACCGGGGATCATCACCGGCCAAACCCGAACATTCCGCAGCGAGGCGATCGCCTGCCGCCGCCGTGGAAGCAGCGGGAGAAGTAGAAGTCCGACCACGGATCCGCCGAGAAGCCGCCACCAGTTCACCCAGATAAGGGAGTGGCCGCTGAGAAGCGGCTTGACCATGACGACTGAAATCGCCGTGAAGATCATGGCTGAGATGCCGAACACCGTGCCGATGACCAGCGTCCGGCGCGAGAGCTCATTCTTCCTGCCACCCATCTTCGAGACAAAAAGAACGGCGCTTAAAATTAAAACAACACCGGCGAACTGGACCAGGGTCAGCCGCTCATCCAAAAAGAGAATGCTGAAAAGTATGATCGAAGGACTGTATGACGTTGTAATAATCGACTGCAGCCCGGCGCCGACGCGATTCAATGTCATAAAGAAAAAGGTGTCCGCCAGTCCGATCCCGATCCCGCCGCTGATGAGAAAGATCAAGTATTCCCGCCTCGGAAGGGGGGGAAGGAAATCCGCCCCCATGACGACCAGGGTCAGCGTGAAGAGGATCAATGAGAAGAGCGTTTTAAAAATATTCAGAGCCAGCGCCGGAACCGTCTCCCCCGTTTTGCGGAAAAGAATAACCGCGAACGACCAGCTGAGCGCCGCGGCCAAAGCCATGATTTCACCGCTATAGGGGATTTTCTCCATAATCGTTCCGATCTATAGTGGATCATATCTCATTTGCGGCCCCGTAACACGCCGAAGGGAGGTTCCTTGCAACAAACGCAGCTCTTTGTCCCCGGGCGGGTTTGCCTCTTCGGCGAGCATAGCGATTGGGCCGGGGCCTACCGCGTCCAGAACCCCAGCCTGGGTATCGGCCGGGCGATCCTGACCGGCACCGATCAGGGTCTCTACGCCGATATCGAGAAGCACCCGGACCGGCTCATTTTTCACAGCCGGATGGGGGCAAAGGCCGATCCGCTCTCAATCGAGTGGCCCCTGGAGCCGGAACGTCTCCTCGCGATCGCCGAGGCCGGCGGCCTCTTCAGCTATGTCGCCGGGACCGCTTATCAGGTTTTGAGTCGATTCAAGACGGGCGGCCTGGTCATCAATAATGTTAAAACCGATCTGCCGGTGAAGAAGGGGCTCTCTTCCAGCGCCGCCGTCAGCGTGCTGGTGGCGCGGTCCTTTAATCAGTTGTACGACTTGGGATTATCCGTCCGCGAGGAAATGGAATTGGCCTACCAGGGTGAGATCACTACCCCGTCCCGGTGCGGCCGGCTGGATCAGGGATGCGCTTTCGGCGGCAAACCCATCCTCATGACCTTTGATGGGGATGACCTCGGCGTTGATCCGCTGCCGGTCGGCGATGATCTGCACCTTATCATTGCGGATCTTGCGGCGGCGAAGGATACGAAGCTGATTCTCAGCTCATTGAACGCCTGTTATCCGCGGGCCGCCTCTTGGCTTGCACAAAAGGCACAGGATTATCTCGGCGAGATCAACGCGCAGATTGTAAAAGAAGCCGCCGCGGCTCTCGCGGCCGGAGACGCCGGGTGGGTCGGCCGGCTGATGACAAGCGCGCAGGCGGCATTCGATGAGCACCTGGCGCCGGTCTGCCCATCACAGCTAAAGGCGCCCGTTTTACATAACGTCTTGAACTATAAGCCTCTGCAATCACTCATTCTTGGTGGAAAAGGCGTGGGCTCGCAGGGAGACGGCGCCGCGCAATTCATTACCGCCGACGCCGGCAAACGCGCGGCGGCGATGGAATTGATAAAGCGCGAGCTTGGAATGGACTGCCTGGAGCTTACCATCAGGAATTAAGGCGCATCCTGAATCACCAGGTCGACACGCCGGTTCTGTTGCCGCCCCTCATCGGTGCCGTTATCGGCGATGGGACGGCTCTCTCCGTAGCCATCCCAGGCCATGCGCTCCGAGGCTACATCCTGTGAGATAAGGAACTCATAGACAGCCTTCGCGCGGCGTTTTGAGAGATCGAGATTGTATTCATCCGTTCCAATGCTATCGGTATGGCCTTCGATCAGGATTCCCATTTCAGCGAATTGATTAAGAATCGTCGAAATCTTCACCAGGTTGAACTCGACGTCGCGTTTCAACGTCGCCTTATCAAAATCGAAGAGAATATCGGCCAGGCTGACGATGGTTCCGCGCGCATCGCGGCGGATGCTGGCGTACTTCCCCTCTAATTGGCTCAGGGCGGCAAAGAGCTCATTCTGGCGGTCCGCCGCCTCGGCCCGGATTTGATCGAGCTGATCCCGAAGATCGTTTTGCAGACCCCTTTCCAGTTGGAGTGTCGCCTGGAGGGCTTTCTCCTGGCCGGCGCTATACATGGCCGCAAGCTCAGCCGCGTGGAAGCAGGCCTGCTCGGCCTCATGGCGGCGAACCCGGCATTCCAACGATTGAAGAACACGGTTGGCGATATAGGTATTAAGCTCAATCATTTCGGGTTTAATATCTTTGCCAAGTGTCTTGGAAAAATGCCGTTCAAAATTCGTTTCCAGATCGGCCATGGCGATCCGGCGATCGATCGCCGCCTGGCGCCAGGATTCGAACTGAGCCGCGAGATCGCTCTCGCCCTTGAATTGCAGCTCATTCAAGGTCGTGGCGGGGAATACCGGCTTTATCTCTTCATTTTTCTTTTCCAAAGCGGGGGTGCGTTCCGCGACCGGCATCTTCACGCCGACAAAGTCCTCGGTCTTCTCCAATTCGATGACCGCTTCCTCCCAACGCTTCCGCGCCAGCTCCACTTGAAGTAGGCAGGTTTCCGCATCGGACCCGGCGCTGTTCAGATTTTTCAGATCCAGCGCGACCTGGGCATCAGCCAGGGCCTTCTGCATGATGGGGAAGGCGAGTTTGTTTTTCCCATTGTTCACAAAGTTACTTGCCGCCGTTCGTTTCTCCCGGCCGGCCTCCAGAAAAGCCGCTGCATTCGATTCGGCACCCAGCGTCTGAAGCTCTTTCTCATAACGGTCGAAGTCTTTAATTAGGGGCTCCACCGCGATTTTTGAGCCGGCGCACCCCCCCAGCAAAAGCGCTAGGAACAAAATCCCAATCCATGAACTTTTCATATTCCCTCCACGGTTCTTAATGACGCATTGAATTCAATCTTATAGAACCTAGCCGATAGTGCAAGCGTGCTCTTGATACCAGTGGCCGAGCCTGATGTTTCCTTGTATTTTCCAATAGTATCGGATATAGTTCCCCTGAAATGCCCATCAGCTCAAGGGACAACGTTGACTTTGGCGCTCACTTCCTCAAGTGGAGGCATGATGAAAATCAAACAAATAGTTATTCTGGTTGGAGTTCTTTTGGGATTCACTTTTGCCGCATCGGTCATGGCAGATGAGGTCTATCTCCATGCGAATTTCGATGACAAGCCGCTCAACACAACAATCGGAACCGGTGGCCCCACCGCCGGCGAGCCGGTCTATTTAAATCCATACATATTGGCAAGGGTTCGTAACAATGCGATGCCGACACCCTGCTTGGAGCTGACAGATAATGACAATTACTCGGCAGGGCTTGCTCGCTTCGAGTTTCTTGACGGCCAGGAGGTTACGTCAGGGCATTGCATTGTCGCGGCCAACCTCTGGTTTGATGAATTCGATCTATTCTATTTCCACATTCGTGAACAGGGAACATCAACCCATGCATTTTGCGATCTTGATTTCAATTCGGCGGGAGAGATCTGGTACGACACGGCCGGCGGCAGTTATGGGCTTATCGGATCCTACGTCACCAATAGATACTATTCCGTCTGGATCGATTTCGATATGGATGCGGGAACCTTTAATCTATGGTTTGATTTTTCCCTTTTGTTGTACAACAAGTCTTTTGGCTCTACGATACACGGCGTCGGCGCCATTCTTGCCGGCACAACAAACGATGCGAATACCGGAGACAGTTTCTATATCGACGACATTTATGTCGCCGATCATTATGCTCCTTATCTTTTCCTTCAAGCCAACTTTAACAACAAGACAATTAATGCGCCGATCGGCACAAGCGGCTTTGAATTCGGGGAGCCGATGAATGTTGATCCTGTTATTACGGCTATCGTTCGCAACGGTCCGCACCCAACGCCGACCCTGGAACTCCAAGACATCGATGATTATTCCGCGGGTTACGCCAGATTCGAATTCTTAAAGGATGCCGAAGTCATTGGAGGCGATCTCTATATCCTGGCGCACCTCTGGTTTGATGTACTCGATGACTATACAATGGTACTTCGCGAAAATCAGGGAGGCGCCGCGGAATCCTTCTTGACCCTCCGCTTCGGCAGCTCCGGCAATATCGTCTGCGCAGATGAAGGCGGCACCGTCGGTTACTTCGGCCCTTACCAAACCGGCCGCAATTATGAGATCCTCGCCGTCTATGATCTGGATCTCGGCACCTATGATATTTTCTGGGATGGTGAACTCGTGATCAATGATGAACCGCATGACGTCGTTCAAGCCGGGATTGGAAGTGTCGCATTCGGGTGCATGAATGACGACGATTACATAGGCCGTTTTTATGTCGATAACATCTTTGTCTGGCAGGTTCCCACGCCGACCATGGCGGTCTGCTGCATGGATACCGATTGCGGTGTGATGATTCCGATGGACTGCGCCTACAATGCCGGCGCGTTTCATCCGGAGTGGACCAGCTGCACACCCAATTTCTGCAATCCCGCGGCCGTCGACGAAACCCTATCTCCCCATGTGACCCTGCTGCTGCCGCCGGCGCCCAATCCTTTCACCCGCTCGACAACCCTTCAATATCAGCTCGCCGGACCCGGTCCCGTTCGTATCGAGATTTACGACGCCGCCGGGCGGCTGGTTCGAAGCCTGCTTAATGGATATCAGGAAAGCGGGCAAAGCCGTGTGGAATGGGACGGATGCAATGCATCGGGCGCGCGCGTCGGGCCCGGGGTTTACTTCGGACGTCTGCTGACAGGGAATGACGCTGTCTCCCAGCGGATGATCGTATTGAAGTAATCGAGGTCAATGAAAGGGGCGGCCCGAAAGCCGCCCCTGCGGACCCCCATTTAAATCGTCCGACTTAGTGAACAATCGCCATCTGGCGGATCTGTGTAAATCCCGGCGCCTGCATCCGTAGGAAGTAGATCCCCGAACCCGCCGCATGGCCGGCATTGGTTCTACCGTCCCAATTCAGCTGATGTTCGCCTGGATCCACAGCCCCATGAATCAATGTACGGATCAATCGGCCGGAAATGTCATAGACACTGAGATCCATGACGGTTTGCGCCGGAACAGCATACCGGATCTGAGCCTTGCCGTTTGACGGGTTAGGACTAATATCACCCATGCGGAACGACAGTCGGATCGGCGCCTCGCCGACATCACTCGAAGATTCGGTGACGGTCAAGACGATATTATCGATCAAGGCCTCAACCAGCGAACCGGAGCCCTCATCAGAGGCTACAAACCGAATCTGAACAGCATCCGACAATGTGATGAAGCTTCCCAGATCGAAGGACCGGGCGGCCCAATCGTCAATACTCGTCATCGTGTGCTCGAGATCGACCCAATCGGTGCCGTTCGCCGTCACCTGCACATCCCAGTAATCCTGGTTGGGATTGTTGCCGAGATCATTCGTGTACCAGACCACGTACTCGAACGTCGCGGCGGCGACATGCGCCAGGTCAAAGACCGGTGTGAGCAGAGTCGTTTTGCCGCCGTCGACATCCGCTTCCCCGGCCGCGCCACCGACGGAACCATTGCCGGTGACGAAGCAGATCGTTCCCGGATTGGAGTAATCGTCTTCGGGCTGCGCCGTGTTGCCATTATAAACCGTACCGATGGGATCGGCTTGGATCCAAAGACCGGCCGATGCGTCGTCATCCGCGGCGCCGAGCGTCCATCCCATATCCATTTCACATTGATCGGAGAAGCCGCCGACATTAACGGGGACGTTGAAGGTGCCATAATAGCCATAGTCGGCCTGGACGGCGCAGAAGGCGTTCTGAACCGTTGGAATTGGACATCCCGGCAGGACCCTCAGCTCGAGAGGCGTCAGCTCGGCTTGACCTTCAGCGGGAATATTTGTACACGTTGCCGCGCCGCCGAGGGCCTCGATATACGGATTGATACCGGTGAGATTCACCGAGATGTCGCTCGCATCGGCATGCCCCTCGTTATAGAGGGTCAGCGTCACGGCAAACCCCTCACCCGGCGTGATCCAGCCCGATCCATTCCCCAGCGGCGGGTCGTCATTGACGACCTGCGCGAGATAGCGGATCATCGGCGCCATCACATTGATGTTAACCGCGCGCTCCCAATCACCCTCGTTCGAATGAACCATCAGCGTGAAATTGATGGAATGTTCATCGGGGGTATTTCCGGCAAGTGAGATCTGATACGGAGTGCTGTTTTCAGAGGTCCCGCCGGCCGGCACATCACCGAAGCTCTGGCTTCCCACGATAATATCGGCGTAATGATCCGTGGTGGTGAGCTCGCCCGTGACGTCGGTCGCATTCTCGACACCGGAGTTCCGTAGAGTGATCGTCAGATCGATCGTTTCGCCGGCGTCGCAGATGTGGTCGCCGTCGCCGCCCCCCGTGTCATCAATATTCATCCCGTCACAAATGACGAACGGACCGGAAGGAGGCAGCACTTCCACATCTTCGATGACGGGAATCTTGTTGCTCGCGGTGACGGTTAGGGTCAAGGTCATCGGCTCACCCGGCACCGGGTCCAATGAAATCGTCGCCATGCCCGAGCCGTCGGTGATCGCCGCGCCGTAGAGAACGCCGCCGGCATAGAGAGCGCAGGTCGCGCCCGCCACGCCCGGAACCGTCACGGCGTACTGGTCGAGCCCGATCATCATCGCGCCGTCATGAGATGCGGTCATCACCTCGGGCGTCTTGGTCCGGACCAGTACGGACGGATCGCCAAAGATCGTCCAGGTCAGGAACATATCCCCACCGTCGCTGGCGCCATAGACGTCCATCATCTCGCAGGAGCCGTTAAAGCAGATGCCGCCCATCCGGAACATCTCATTATTAACGAGAAGATCGATGGCCGCGTCCTGGCCCCGCATCGGCGGGTTCCATGACTGATTGATCGTCGACATATATGTGGCGATGGCGCCGGTCGGCGTTCCGCCGTTGGTCGCGCGCATCCAGGCTTCAGCAAAACAGGTCATGCCGGCAAAATCACC is drawn from Candidatus Eisenbacteria bacterium and contains these coding sequences:
- a CDS encoding T9SS type A sorting domain-containing protein, translating into MYSLLSQSIFGRGLIWLSAALLLLVVAGGANSAWIPLDGFEGDGVDVQLLESSANRIVIDYTLPGFYADPVEINGATYYQITLPGESNSLAAGMPELPFICRSVIIPDQARMVARVLSIETEEFSGMPVIPSKGNLMRTVNPEDVPFEFDADYFANQLYPESPAGSDDPYILRDYRGMVVRAMPFQLNGSAGTLRVAHHLTIELVADGIDLTNSIDRDAPPDVVISGFAEIYQHHFLNYGWDRYTPVQEMGSMLIITYDAFHATMQPFVDWKNQQGIATTIIDVSTIGNTYTAIRNYIQNLYDAPGSDLGYVLLVGDGPQIASPSAAGGESDPTYSLLAGGDRYPEIFIGRFSAETAAQAQTQVDRTIAYEQTPMAGADWYHKGTGIASDQGPGDNGEYDNQHMDVIRGKLLNYGYSHVDQIYDPTGSAAQVSAALNEGRSIINYTGHGSETSWSSTGFSNTHVNALTNNWMLPFIISVACVNGDFAGMTCFAEAWMRATNGGTPTGAIATYMSTINQSWNPPMRGQDAAIDLLVNNEMFRMGGICFNGSCEMMDVYGASDGGDMFLTWTIFGDPSVLVRTKTPEVMTASHDGAMMIGLDQYAVTVPGVAGATCALYAGGVLYGAAITDGSGMATISLDPVPGEPMTLTLTVTASNKIPVIEDVEVLPPSGPFVICDGMNIDDTGGGDGDHICDAGETIDLTITLRNSGVENATDVTGELTTTDHYADIIVGSQSFGDVPAGGTSENSTPYQISLAGNTPDEHSINFTLMVHSNEGDWERAVNINVMAPMIRYLAQVVNDDPPLGNGSGWITPGEGFAVTLTLYNEGHADASDISVNLTGINPYIEALGGAATCTNIPAEGQAELTPLELRVLPGCPIPTVQNAFCAVQADYGYYGTFNVPVNVGGFSDQCEMDMGWTLGAADDDASAGLWIQADPIGTVYNGNTAQPEDDYSNPGTICFVTGNGSVGGAAGEADVDGGKTTLLTPVFDLAHVAAATFEYVVWYTNDLGNNPNQDYWDVQVTANGTDWVDLEHTMTSIDDWAARSFDLGSFITLSDAVQIRFVASDEGSGSLVEALIDNIVLTVTESSSDVGEAPIRLSFRMGDISPNPSNGKAQIRYAVPAQTVMDLSVYDISGRLIRTLIHGAVDPGEHQLNWDGRTNAGHAAGSGIYFLRMQAPGFTQIRQMAIVH
- the asnS gene encoding asparagine--tRNA ligase, which gives rise to MTKMSIAGLLAGKAPVGQPVTVEGWVRTRRDSKAGISFIHTHDGSCFDAIQVVADNTLPNYQEEILKLTAGCSVMVEGTLVESPAKGQAYEIHATRIDVVGWVEDPDTYPISPKHHTVEYLRTVAHLRSRTNTFGAVARVRHCLSMAIHRFFSEQGYYWIHTPIIAASDAEGAGEMFRVSTLDLANIPRTPGGGIDFTKDFFGRPAYLAVSGQLNVETYCLAMSKVYTFGPTFRAENSNTSRHLSEFWMIEPEIAFADLQDDAQLAEDFLKYIFSALLKERADDMAFFEKRVEKDCINRLEKLIKSPFERMEYTDAITALEKSKKSFEFPVKWGVDLQSEHERYLTEEHVKAPLIVVNYPREIKAFYMRLNDDGKTVAAMDVLAPGMGEIIGGSQREERLDVLDQRIDEIGLNKDDYWWYRDLRRYGTVPHAGFGLGFERTINYATGLGNIRDAIPFPRTPGNAEF
- a CDS encoding T9SS type A sorting domain-containing protein encodes the protein MMKIKQIVILVGVLLGFTFAASVMADEVYLHANFDDKPLNTTIGTGGPTAGEPVYLNPYILARVRNNAMPTPCLELTDNDNYSAGLARFEFLDGQEVTSGHCIVAANLWFDEFDLFYFHIREQGTSTHAFCDLDFNSAGEIWYDTAGGSYGLIGSYVTNRYYSVWIDFDMDAGTFNLWFDFSLLLYNKSFGSTIHGVGAILAGTTNDANTGDSFYIDDIYVADHYAPYLFLQANFNNKTINAPIGTSGFEFGEPMNVDPVITAIVRNGPHPTPTLELQDIDDYSAGYARFEFLKDAEVIGGDLYILAHLWFDVLDDYTMVLRENQGGAAESFLTLRFGSSGNIVCADEGGTVGYFGPYQTGRNYEILAVYDLDLGTYDIFWDGELVINDEPHDVVQAGIGSVAFGCMNDDDYIGRFYVDNIFVWQVPTPTMAVCCMDTDCGVMIPMDCAYNAGAFHPEWTSCTPNFCNPAAVDETLSPHVTLLLPPAPNPFTRSTTLQYQLAGPGPVRIEIYDAAGRLVRSLLNGYQESGQSRVEWDGCNASGARVGPGVYFGRLLTGNDAVSQRMIVLK
- a CDS encoding DMT family transporter, encoding MEKIPYSGEIMALAAALSWSFAVILFRKTGETVPALALNIFKTLFSLILFTLTLVVMGADFLPPLPRREYLIFLISGGIGIGLADTFFFMTLNRVGAGLQSIITTSYSPSIILFSILFLDERLTLVQFAGVVLILSAVLFVSKMGGRKNELSRRTLVIGTVFGISAMIFTAISVVMVKPLLSGHSLIWVNWWRLLGGSVVGLLLLPLLPRRRQAIASLRNVRVWPVMIPGSFIGNYISLILWLGGMKYTQVSNASVLNQTSTIWTFLLAALLLKEPVTWKRLLGLALGLGGVALVTFG
- a CDS encoding OmpA family protein, producing MKSSWIGILFLALLLGGCAGSKIAVEPLIKDFDRYEKELQTLGAESNAAAFLEAGREKRTAASNFVNNGKNKLAFPIMQKALADAQVALDLKNLNSAGSDAETCLLQVELARKRWEEAVIELEKTEDFVGVKMPVAERTPALEKKNEEIKPVFPATTLNELQFKGESDLAAQFESWRQAAIDRRIAMADLETNFERHFSKTLGKDIKPEMIELNTYIANRVLQSLECRVRRHEAEQACFHAAELAAMYSAGQEKALQATLQLERGLQNDLRDQLDQIRAEAADRQNELFAALSQLEGKYASIRRDARGTIVSLADILFDFDKATLKRDVEFNLVKISTILNQFAEMGILIEGHTDSIGTDEYNLDLSKRRAKAVYEFLISQDVASERMAWDGYGESRPIADNGTDEGRQQNRRVDLVIQDAP
- a CDS encoding GHMP kinase — protein: MQQTQLFVPGRVCLFGEHSDWAGAYRVQNPSLGIGRAILTGTDQGLYADIEKHPDRLIFHSRMGAKADPLSIEWPLEPERLLAIAEAGGLFSYVAGTAYQVLSRFKTGGLVINNVKTDLPVKKGLSSSAAVSVLVARSFNQLYDLGLSVREEMELAYQGEITTPSRCGRLDQGCAFGGKPILMTFDGDDLGVDPLPVGDDLHLIIADLAAAKDTKLILSSLNACYPRAASWLAQKAQDYLGEINAQIVKEAAAALAAGDAGWVGRLMTSAQAAFDEHLAPVCPSQLKAPVLHNVLNYKPLQSLILGGKGVGSQGDGAAQFITADAGKRAAAMELIKRELGMDCLELTIRN